The following are from one region of the Vibrio rarus genome:
- a CDS encoding inorganic phosphate transporter, whose protein sequence is MDVLANYGTVLLICAAVFGFMMAIGIGANDVANAMGTSVGSKALTVKQAIIIAMIFEFAGAYLAGGEVTDTIRKGVIDTTLFVNSPDLLVFGMMSALLAAGTWLLLASYMGWPVSTTHSIIGAIIGFATVSVGSQAVDWSSVQSIVGSWVITPFISGLFAYFIFVSAQKFIFNTRTPLENAKRYVPVYMFITTIVIALVTIKKGLKHVGLHLTTGEAWFWAIAVSLLVMFIGYIYIQKRFKLDQDNHEHSFTGVEQVFSTLMVITACAMAFAHGSNDVANAIGPLSAIVATVQNMGEIAEKTEIAWWILPLGGVGIVVGLATMGHKVMSTVGTGITELTPSRGFAAQLATASTVVLASGTGLPISTTQTLVGAVLGVGFARGIAALNLGVVRNIVVSWVVTLPAGALLAIIFYEIMLVVFT, encoded by the coding sequence ATGGATGTTCTAGCTAACTACGGCACTGTACTTCTGATATGTGCTGCCGTATTCGGTTTTATGATGGCTATCGGTATCGGTGCCAATGACGTTGCAAATGCTATGGGGACCTCGGTAGGTTCTAAAGCATTGACGGTTAAACAGGCGATCATTATCGCCATGATTTTCGAATTTGCAGGGGCGTACCTTGCGGGTGGTGAAGTAACCGATACCATCCGTAAAGGGGTTATCGATACTACGCTGTTTGTAAACTCTCCCGATCTATTAGTGTTCGGTATGATGTCTGCGCTACTTGCAGCAGGTACTTGGTTACTGCTTGCCTCTTATATGGGGTGGCCGGTATCTACTACTCACTCCATCATCGGCGCTATCATAGGTTTTGCTACCGTATCTGTTGGCTCTCAAGCGGTTGACTGGAGTTCGGTACAAAGCATTGTCGGTAGTTGGGTCATAACCCCCTTTATTTCAGGGTTATTTGCCTATTTTATTTTTGTCAGCGCGCAAAAGTTCATATTTAACACCCGAACTCCCTTAGAAAATGCTAAGCGATATGTACCGGTTTACATGTTCATCACCACCATAGTGATTGCCCTTGTGACCATCAAAAAAGGGTTAAAGCATGTTGGTTTACATTTAACTACTGGCGAAGCTTGGTTTTGGGCTATTGCGGTATCACTATTGGTCATGTTCATTGGTTATATCTATATCCAAAAACGCTTTAAGCTCGATCAAGATAACCACGAACACAGTTTCACTGGCGTAGAACAAGTCTTTAGCACCTTGATGGTTATTACTGCTTGTGCCATGGCCTTTGCTCATGGTTCCAATGACGTGGCGAATGCTATCGGCCCCCTATCGGCGATTGTTGCTACAGTGCAAAACATGGGTGAGATTGCAGAGAAGACTGAAATTGCATGGTGGATTCTACCACTTGGTGGTGTAGGTATTGTTGTGGGTCTGGCGACCATGGGTCACAAAGTAATGTCTACCGTAGGTACGGGTATTACAGAACTGACCCCAAGCCGTGGCTTTGCCGCGCAGTTGGCTACAGCAAGTACGGTTGTATTAGCATCAGGCACTGGCTTACCGATTTCAACAACGCAAACCTTAGTTGGTGCTGTACTCGGGGTTGGCTTTGCTCGTGGTATTGCGGCTCTTAACTTGGGTGTTGTGCGCAACATCGTTGTATCTTGGGTGGTCACTCTGCCTGCTGGTGCACTGCTTGCAATCATATTCTATGAGATCATGTTGGTGGTTTTCACCTAA
- a CDS encoding TIGR00153 family protein, with protein sequence MPVNTIIGLFAKSPIKPLQQHGAKVQECAALLPDFFAASNANDWEKAAEFRQQISSLEKEADVLKRQIRLHLPTGLFMAFDRGDLLDLLTQQDKVANIAKDVCGRVLGRNLLIPEVLHDDFLIYVKRCLDAVGQMYLVINGLDELLETGFKGREAKLVESMIDELDRIEDDTDQMQIDLRRSLRKIEDQYSPIDMMFLYKILEWVGGIADQALRVCARLELMIARS encoded by the coding sequence ATGCCAGTCAATACCATAATTGGTTTATTCGCAAAATCGCCAATAAAACCCTTGCAACAACATGGAGCGAAGGTCCAAGAGTGTGCTGCACTTTTACCAGACTTCTTTGCTGCCTCGAACGCTAACGATTGGGAAAAGGCGGCGGAATTCCGTCAGCAAATTTCCTCTCTAGAGAAAGAAGCTGACGTATTAAAACGCCAGATTCGCTTGCATCTACCTACGGGCCTATTTATGGCTTTTGATAGAGGCGATCTACTGGACTTGCTTACTCAGCAAGATAAAGTAGCCAACATAGCTAAAGATGTTTGCGGCCGAGTGTTAGGTCGTAACCTTCTTATACCTGAAGTATTGCATGACGACTTCCTAATATACGTAAAACGTTGTTTGGATGCCGTTGGCCAGATGTACTTGGTCATCAACGGGCTAGATGAATTGCTAGAAACGGGTTTTAAAGGACGTGAAGCAAAATTAGTTGAGTCTATGATCGATGAACTTGATCGAATTGAAGACGATACTGACCAAATGCAAATTGATTTACGTCGAAGCCTAAGAAAGATTGAAGATCAATACAGTCCTATAGATATGATGTTCTTATACAAAATCCTCGAATGGGTTGGTGGTATTGCGGACCAAGCATTGCGTGTTTGTGCCCGTTTAGAGTTGATGATAGCGCGTAGCTAA
- a CDS encoding CYTH and CHAD domain-containing protein, translating into METEIELKFFVSPQFSEVLRKKIPHNKILQHNSRDLGNIYFDTPDNWLRNHDIGMRIRRFDDVYVQTVKTSGRVVAGLHQRPEYNAEHTCDDPDISLHPSEIWPEGRSVADLAAELQPLFATNFTRELWLVGMPDGSQVEVAFDQGEVVAGELRSTICEVELELKSGQTDALFTLARQLCEDGGMRLGNLSKAARGYRLAQGFSGSKPKQLGLVEVSTQDNVESCFIKSLEHALAHWLYHEQAYVESPSMACLHEICFSLRFVRQTLAVFGGIVPRRASAILRQELKWLEQELDWVQTADYLDDLTEDKGHALRKLDAQKVLVKQLKVARKNLASEADILQLLESARYTGVILDLSRWVLTKGWQPFLDEKSSKAMSSDLMKFSQNQLDRTWAELVSAFPVEQTLTAQDYIEEHYHLNRSLFSGICFAALFDQEMRQAFRLPWADLSQGIDDLLTLAPVRQLVDQLQGEEQEQLQRWLDRQQASILHAMEQTRAMCIEAQPYWKG; encoded by the coding sequence ATGGAAACTGAAATAGAGCTTAAATTTTTTGTTTCACCACAGTTCTCAGAAGTTTTGAGAAAGAAAATTCCGCACAATAAAATCCTACAACATAATAGCAGGGATTTGGGGAACATCTATTTTGATACTCCAGATAACTGGTTACGCAACCACGATATTGGAATGCGTATTCGTCGTTTTGACGATGTGTATGTGCAAACAGTAAAAACATCTGGACGCGTTGTAGCCGGTTTGCATCAGCGACCAGAGTATAATGCCGAACATACTTGCGATGATCCTGATATTTCTTTGCACCCTAGCGAAATTTGGCCAGAAGGGCGCAGTGTTGCCGATCTAGCCGCAGAGTTACAACCACTTTTTGCTACCAACTTCACTCGTGAGTTGTGGCTGGTGGGTATGCCTGACGGGAGCCAAGTTGAGGTTGCCTTTGATCAGGGGGAAGTGGTGGCTGGAGAGTTGCGTTCGACCATTTGTGAGGTGGAACTTGAGCTGAAATCGGGCCAAACAGATGCGTTATTTACTCTAGCAAGACAACTGTGTGAAGACGGAGGCATGCGCCTTGGTAATTTGAGTAAAGCGGCGAGAGGTTATCGTTTAGCGCAAGGGTTTAGTGGCAGTAAGCCAAAACAGCTTGGTTTAGTTGAGGTGTCAACTCAAGATAATGTCGAAAGCTGCTTTATTAAATCGTTAGAGCACGCTCTGGCTCACTGGCTATATCATGAGCAAGCGTATGTTGAATCTCCGAGCATGGCTTGCCTACATGAAATTTGCTTTTCTCTGCGCTTTGTTAGACAGACGTTGGCGGTGTTTGGTGGCATAGTCCCTCGTCGTGCCAGCGCTATATTAAGGCAAGAGTTAAAATGGCTAGAGCAAGAACTCGATTGGGTGCAAACGGCGGATTACCTCGATGACCTAACCGAAGATAAAGGACATGCGTTACGTAAGCTCGATGCACAAAAAGTGTTGGTCAAACAGCTTAAAGTAGCGCGAAAAAATTTAGCATCCGAAGCGGATATTCTACAGTTGCTTGAATCTGCCCGTTATACAGGGGTGATTTTAGATTTGAGTCGTTGGGTGCTCACGAAAGGTTGGCAGCCATTCTTAGATGAAAAATCCAGTAAAGCGATGTCGAGTGATTTGATGAAATTCTCTCAAAATCAACTGGATCGCACTTGGGCGGAGCTGGTTAGCGCTTTTCCTGTAGAGCAAACATTGACGGCCCAAGACTATATAGAAGAGCATTATCACTTAAATCGAAGCCTCTTTTCCGGGATCTGCTTTGCCGCATTGTTCGATCAAGAAATGCGTCAAGCGTTTCGTTTGCCGTGGGCGGATCTCTCTCAGGGTATTGATGATCTGTTAACGTTAGCTCCCGTTCGCCAACTTGTGGATCAATTGCAAGGGGAAGAGCAGGAACAACTACAGCGTTGGCTAGATCGTCAGCAAGCATCCATATTGCACGCAATGGAGCAAACCCGAGCAATGTGTATTGAAGCTCAGCCGTATTGGAAAGGATAG
- the glnE gene encoding bifunctional [glutamate--ammonia ligase]-adenylyl-L-tyrosine phosphorylase/[glutamate--ammonia-ligase] adenylyltransferase, with protein MHRTTTNRYQQLTDKFSCIAELWPQHRRAELEKVINFSSFIFNRLLCDEPLLLKLPEMLDQAERSAHYRTDLHAQLAEYSDENAVMKQLRTFRNHEIIAIAWRDIVASWPVEQSLSHVSKLAEAMIFESYAWHYADCVKAWGTPKNADGKEQPMLIIGMGKLGGGELNFSSDIDLIFTYPEVGETEGARRSIANAQFFTRLGQRLIKSLDQVTVDGFCYRVDMRLRPFGESGPLVMSFAALEDYYQEQGRDWERYAMVKARVMGREMYPQYQELRQMLRPFVFRRYIDFSAIQSLRRMKAMIRSEVRRRGLNNNIKLGPGGIREIEFIAQVFQLIRGGREPSLRGRGLLETLQAIKQQQLLDAPDVDGMMSAYRFLRRLENLLQAMEDKQTQTLPEGSGDQQQLAEVMGFDNYNKLQDELNQHMSNVHQVFEDLIGDEEDHGQAIDARYVELWSLANDPEQTANIFNELALDIKEKSLSDLSAALGSFKAELAKKTLGPRGREVVRHLMPKLISTVLAHPEGEFGLERVLMVLAKIVTRTTYLELLDEHPAALEQLVKLCTASPMITELLGRYPILLDELLDPQQLYKPVELSSYKSELSDYLTRIPEEDMEQQMEALRQFKQTCILRIAAADIAGVLPVMQVSDHLTYLAEAIVEQVINQAWRQMAAKYGEPNHLLNREGRGFAVLGYGKVGGWELGYNSDLDIVFIHDCPLSSYTDGDKSIDGRQFYLRLAQRITHLFSTRTPSGILYEIDTRLRPSGASGLMVSPIESYEEYQLQEAWTWEHQALVRARPIYGDDILVDAFSKVRKKVLCLPREQSELRDEVVKMREKMREHLGSKKKHRFMLKQDQGGITDIEFLTQYWVLNYSHSDSNLSYWSDNVRILQSLVAADVLTREQAKQLVEAYTTMRNEIHRRNLLNLDADVAEDKFTQHRQFVSEMWCNWMKKEQQS; from the coding sequence ATGCACCGCACAACAACAAATAGATATCAACAGCTTACGGATAAGTTCTCTTGTATTGCTGAGCTGTGGCCGCAACATAGGCGAGCAGAATTAGAGAAAGTGATTAACTTTAGTTCATTTATCTTTAATCGGTTACTGTGCGATGAGCCTTTGTTATTAAAACTGCCTGAAATGCTCGATCAGGCTGAGCGCAGTGCTCACTATCGAACGGATCTACATGCACAATTAGCCGAATACAGTGATGAAAATGCGGTGATGAAACAGCTACGAACGTTTCGTAATCATGAAATTATTGCCATTGCTTGGCGTGATATTGTGGCGAGTTGGCCGGTAGAGCAGAGTTTATCGCATGTTTCAAAGCTTGCCGAAGCAATGATCTTTGAGAGCTATGCTTGGCATTATGCCGATTGTGTTAAGGCGTGGGGTACACCGAAAAATGCCGATGGCAAAGAGCAGCCCATGCTGATCATTGGCATGGGTAAACTGGGGGGAGGGGAGCTGAACTTTTCTTCTGATATTGATTTGATCTTTACTTACCCTGAAGTCGGCGAAACAGAAGGTGCAAGACGCTCGATTGCCAATGCGCAGTTTTTTACTCGCCTAGGACAGCGCTTGATTAAATCTTTAGATCAAGTGACCGTAGATGGTTTTTGCTACCGAGTGGATATGCGATTGCGTCCTTTTGGCGAGAGTGGTCCCTTAGTGATGAGTTTTGCCGCTTTAGAGGATTACTACCAAGAGCAAGGAAGAGACTGGGAGCGTTATGCCATGGTCAAAGCTCGGGTCATGGGGCGAGAGATGTACCCTCAATATCAAGAGCTACGCCAGATGTTACGCCCCTTTGTATTCCGTCGCTATATTGACTTTAGTGCGATTCAATCCTTACGACGTATGAAGGCGATGATCCGCAGTGAAGTGCGCCGTCGAGGGTTGAACAATAATATCAAGTTGGGCCCTGGCGGTATTCGTGAAATAGAATTTATTGCCCAAGTGTTCCAGTTAATTCGTGGCGGTCGAGAACCCAGCCTTCGAGGCCGAGGTCTATTGGAAACGCTACAAGCGATAAAACAGCAGCAGTTATTAGATGCGCCAGATGTGGATGGCATGATGTCGGCTTATCGTTTTTTGCGTCGCTTGGAAAACCTGTTGCAAGCCATGGAAGATAAGCAAACCCAAACCTTACCAGAGGGAAGTGGTGACCAACAACAATTGGCTGAGGTGATGGGGTTTGACAATTACAACAAGCTACAAGATGAATTGAACCAGCATATGTCTAATGTGCACCAAGTCTTTGAAGATCTTATTGGAGATGAGGAAGATCATGGGCAGGCCATAGACGCTAGGTATGTAGAGTTGTGGAGTTTAGCCAATGATCCTGAACAGACAGCGAACATCTTCAATGAATTAGCATTAGATATAAAAGAGAAATCATTATCAGATTTATCCGCGGCTTTAGGTTCTTTTAAAGCTGAGCTAGCCAAAAAAACCTTGGGACCAAGAGGGCGTGAAGTGGTGAGGCATTTGATGCCTAAGCTCATTTCTACAGTACTGGCTCACCCTGAAGGAGAGTTTGGTTTAGAAAGAGTATTAATGGTGCTGGCTAAGATAGTGACCCGCACCACTTATTTAGAGCTTCTTGATGAACACCCCGCCGCTTTAGAGCAACTGGTAAAACTGTGTACAGCAAGCCCGATGATAACCGAGTTGTTAGGGCGCTACCCAATATTGCTCGATGAGCTTCTTGATCCGCAACAGTTGTATAAGCCGGTAGAGTTAAGTAGCTATAAATCTGAATTAAGCGATTATCTGACGCGCATACCTGAAGAGGATATGGAGCAGCAGATGGAAGCATTACGCCAATTTAAACAGACTTGTATTTTACGCATTGCTGCCGCCGATATTGCTGGAGTATTGCCTGTCATGCAGGTCAGCGATCATTTAACGTATCTAGCGGAAGCCATTGTTGAGCAGGTCATTAATCAAGCTTGGCGACAAATGGCAGCCAAATACGGAGAGCCTAATCATTTGCTCAACAGAGAGGGGCGAGGCTTTGCCGTGCTAGGTTACGGCAAAGTTGGTGGCTGGGAGTTAGGTTATAACTCGGATTTAGACATAGTGTTCATACACGACTGCCCGCTTTCTTCTTATACCGATGGTGATAAAAGCATTGATGGTAGGCAGTTCTACCTTCGTCTTGCACAACGAATTACCCATCTTTTCTCGACACGAACCCCTTCTGGAATTCTTTATGAAATTGATACTCGACTAAGGCCGTCGGGTGCTTCTGGCTTGATGGTCAGCCCTATTGAATCTTATGAAGAGTATCAATTGCAAGAGGCGTGGACATGGGAGCATCAGGCTTTGGTGCGTGCGCGTCCTATTTATGGTGATGATATTTTAGTGGATGCCTTTTCTAAGGTCAGAAAAAAAGTGTTGTGCTTACCGAGAGAGCAATCAGAGTTACGTGATGAAGTCGTCAAAATGCGTGAGAAAATGCGTGAGCATTTAGGAAGCAAAAAGAAACATCGCTTTATGCTCAAACAAGATCAGGGAGGGATCACGGATATTGAGTTCTTAACTCAGTACTGGGTGCTAAATTATAGCCATAGTGATTCAAACCTGAGCTATTGGTCCGACAATGTGCGTATTTTGCAAAGTTTAGTGGCAGCAGATGTGCTGACCCGAGAACAGGCTAAACAATTAGTAGAAGCCTATACAACAATGCGAAATGAAATCCATAGACGGAATTTACTCAATTTGGATGCAGACGTAGCAGAGGATAAGTTCACGCAACATCGGCAATTTGTCAGTGAAATGTGGTGTAACTGGATGAAAAAAGAGCAACAAAGTTAA
- the hldE gene encoding bifunctional D-glycero-beta-D-manno-heptose-7-phosphate kinase/D-glycero-beta-D-manno-heptose 1-phosphate adenylyltransferase HldE, with the protein MKPILPNYNEADVLIVGDVMLDRYWYGPTGRISPEAPVPVVKVENNEERPGGAANVAMNIAALGGASHLIGLTGEDEPARILKEKLSALNVKCNFVELADYPTITKLRVMSRGQQLIRLDFEDKFESVEPENVLSRLQQAIPHSKAIILSDYAKGALEHSKAMIEQAKIAGVPVFVDPKGADFERYRGATLLTPNMSEFECVVGPVKDEQQLAEKGLQLIEQFDLQALLVTRSENGMTLLRRGLKPFHLPTQAQEVYDVTGAGDTVISVLAASVAAGKPLDEACALANAAAGVVVGKLGTSTLSPIELAEAIHGAQDSDFGVIGEQALIASVKKMQAKGERVVMTNGCFDILHAGHVSYLNHAAGLGDRLIVAVNTDDSVKRLKGPARPVNPTDRRMAVLAGLGAVDWVVPFSEDTPQRLISQVLPDLLVKGGDYKPEEIAGGKEVIAAGGRVEVLNFEDGCSTTEIIEAIKGGKE; encoded by the coding sequence ATGAAACCAATCTTGCCCAACTATAACGAGGCAGATGTCCTTATTGTTGGAGATGTGATGCTTGACCGTTATTGGTATGGTCCTACTGGGCGTATTTCGCCAGAGGCACCCGTACCTGTAGTGAAGGTTGAAAATAACGAAGAGCGCCCTGGTGGGGCTGCGAACGTCGCGATGAACATAGCGGCTTTAGGTGGCGCTTCGCATTTGATCGGTTTGACGGGAGAAGATGAACCGGCTCGCATACTGAAAGAAAAACTGAGTGCATTAAACGTTAAATGCAACTTTGTTGAACTGGCGGATTACCCAACCATTACTAAATTAAGAGTGATGAGCCGCGGCCAGCAATTAATTCGTCTTGATTTTGAAGATAAATTTGAAAGTGTCGAACCTGAGAATGTGCTTTCTCGATTGCAGCAGGCTATTCCACACAGTAAAGCGATTATCTTATCGGATTACGCCAAAGGTGCATTAGAGCATTCAAAGGCGATGATTGAACAAGCCAAAATCGCTGGGGTTCCCGTATTTGTGGACCCTAAAGGCGCTGATTTTGAACGTTATAGAGGGGCGACATTATTGACCCCCAATATGTCGGAGTTTGAGTGTGTTGTAGGACCGGTGAAAGATGAACAGCAATTGGCTGAGAAAGGCTTACAACTGATAGAGCAATTTGATCTGCAAGCGTTATTAGTGACGCGCAGTGAAAATGGCATGACGCTATTGCGTCGTGGCTTAAAACCTTTCCACCTACCGACTCAAGCGCAGGAAGTCTACGATGTGACTGGTGCTGGAGATACGGTGATTTCAGTGTTAGCCGCTTCTGTTGCTGCGGGAAAACCTTTAGATGAAGCCTGTGCACTGGCTAATGCCGCCGCAGGTGTTGTGGTGGGTAAGTTAGGCACTTCAACACTGTCGCCAATTGAATTGGCGGAGGCTATACACGGTGCCCAAGACAGTGATTTTGGAGTGATAGGCGAGCAAGCCTTAATTGCATCTGTGAAAAAAATGCAAGCAAAAGGTGAGCGAGTGGTTATGACCAACGGTTGCTTTGATATTTTGCATGCCGGTCATGTTTCCTATTTAAATCATGCCGCAGGGTTGGGGGATCGCCTCATCGTTGCCGTCAATACAGATGACTCTGTGAAGCGTTTAAAAGGCCCAGCAAGACCGGTTAACCCTACGGATCGCCGTATGGCAGTACTTGCAGGTTTAGGCGCCGTAGATTGGGTTGTACCGTTCTCTGAAGATACTCCTCAGCGTCTTATTTCTCAGGTGCTACCGGATCTCTTAGTTAAAGGTGGAGACTATAAACCTGAAGAGATTGCTGGTGGTAAAGAGGTGATTGCCGCAGGTGGACGTGTTGAAGTACTTAACTTTGAAGATGGCTGCTCAACGACTGAAATAATCGAAGCCATTAAAGGTGGCAAAGAGTAA
- the tolC gene encoding outer membrane channel protein TolC encodes MKKVLSIFISASLCGLSLSANAENLADVYNQAKNSDPQLLRSAAQRDAAFESINSSRSTLLPQINLTAGYNYGENYASAKTNAFTAGIGLSQELYQRSSWVTLETTEKKARQADSAYAAKQQDLILRVATAYFEVLRAQDSLEFVQAEKSAVARQLDQEKQRFDVGLSAITNVHEAQAEFDSVLAEEVIAKNNLVNSYESLREITGAGHQDLDVLDIERFSVAKSEKTTDALVEQAQQENLSLLAARINQDIARDDIRLASSGHLPSLTFNADAGYGNGKISGADVDDTNYNLGINLSVPLYSGGSVSSQVKQAEYNYVAVSEDLEASYRSVVKTVRASNNNIDATIGSIRAFEQSLISAESALAAVETGYEVGSRTVVDVLDFTRRVFEAKRNLSDARYNYVISVLQLKEAVGTLSEQDILDINDGLQPAKKTDSKAS; translated from the coding sequence ATGAAAAAAGTGCTGTCCATTTTTATTTCAGCTTCCCTGTGTGGCCTATCTCTATCAGCCAACGCAGAAAACTTAGCGGATGTTTATAATCAAGCGAAAAATAGTGACCCTCAACTATTACGTTCAGCGGCTCAACGTGATGCTGCCTTTGAGAGCATCAATTCATCGCGCAGTACCCTGCTACCTCAGATTAACTTAACAGCAGGATATAACTACGGTGAGAATTATGCATCAGCTAAAACTAATGCATTTACCGCAGGTATTGGCTTAAGCCAAGAACTTTATCAGCGCTCAAGCTGGGTAACTCTTGAAACAACCGAGAAAAAAGCGCGCCAAGCCGATTCTGCTTATGCGGCTAAACAGCAAGATCTTATCCTACGTGTGGCTACCGCTTACTTTGAAGTCTTACGCGCACAAGATAGCTTAGAATTTGTGCAAGCAGAGAAAAGCGCGGTTGCACGCCAGCTTGACCAAGAAAAACAACGTTTTGATGTTGGCCTATCGGCAATCACTAACGTACATGAAGCACAAGCTGAGTTTGATAGCGTATTAGCTGAAGAAGTTATCGCTAAAAACAACCTAGTGAACAGCTATGAATCTTTACGTGAAATCACAGGCGCAGGCCATCAAGATTTAGATGTTCTTGATATTGAACGTTTCTCGGTAGCGAAAAGTGAAAAAACAACTGACGCCTTAGTAGAACAAGCGCAACAAGAAAACTTAAGCTTACTTGCCGCTCGTATTAACCAAGATATTGCACGGGACGATATTCGTCTAGCCAGTTCAGGTCACTTACCTTCTTTAACCTTTAATGCTGATGCCGGTTATGGCAACGGTAAAATCAGCGGTGCTGATGTTGATGACACTAACTATAATTTAGGTATTAATCTTTCAGTGCCTCTTTATAGCGGTGGCAGTGTGAGCTCTCAAGTAAAACAAGCGGAATACAACTACGTTGCCGTCAGTGAAGATCTAGAAGCATCTTATCGCTCTGTGGTTAAAACCGTTCGTGCATCAAATAACAATATTGATGCCACTATTGGTTCTATCCGCGCCTTTGAACAATCACTTATTTCAGCAGAATCTGCATTAGCAGCTGTTGAAACAGGCTACGAAGTCGGTTCACGTACTGTCGTCGATGTACTCGACTTTACTCGTCGTGTATTTGAAGCCAAACGTAACCTCTCTGATGCTCGCTATAACTACGTCATCAGTGTTCTACAGCTAAAAGAAGCAGTAGGTACATTGAGTGAACAAGATATTTTAGATATTAATGATGGCCTACAACCTGCCAAAAAAACGGACAGCAAAGCGTCTTAA
- the nudF gene encoding ADP-ribose diphosphatase, whose protein sequence is MPNSSIYPTFDRSDVDIIETKTVYKGFFSLAEVKFRHRLFAGGWSEIISRELFERGDAVAMLPYDPVSDQVVLVEQIRVGALLGEQPWQLEIVAGMQDKSAENAIDVVKRESVEEAGLSVDNVEPICSYYPSAGGCSERLQLFIGKVNAPESGGVFGLESEGEDILVHILTREEAYKLVENGIIENAASIITIQWLMLHHQQLRERWLSYGK, encoded by the coding sequence ATGCCTAACTCTAGCATTTACCCTACGTTTGATCGTAGTGATGTCGATATTATTGAGACGAAAACGGTGTACAAGGGCTTTTTTAGCCTTGCTGAAGTAAAGTTTCGCCATCGATTGTTTGCGGGTGGATGGAGCGAGATCATTAGTCGAGAGTTGTTTGAGCGTGGTGATGCCGTGGCAATGTTGCCATATGATCCCGTCAGTGATCAGGTTGTTTTAGTGGAGCAGATCCGAGTGGGGGCATTGCTGGGAGAGCAGCCTTGGCAATTGGAAATCGTGGCTGGCATGCAAGACAAAAGTGCTGAAAATGCCATTGATGTGGTGAAGCGCGAAAGTGTCGAAGAGGCGGGCTTGAGCGTGGATAATGTAGAGCCTATTTGTAGCTATTACCCGTCTGCGGGTGGTTGCTCTGAGCGATTACAATTGTTTATTGGTAAGGTGAACGCGCCAGAATCAGGCGGTGTTTTTGGGCTAGAGTCTGAAGGTGAAGATATTCTTGTCCATATTTTAACAAGAGAAGAAGCCTATAAATTGGTTGAAAATGGTATAATTGAAAATGCAGCTTCGATTATAACCATTCAATGGTTGATGTTGCATCATCAGCAATTGAGGGAAAGATGGTTAAGTTACGGCAAGTAG
- a CDS encoding DUF1249 family protein, translating into MVKLRQVDSSYHVDFAGLMRLYETNYAKLNSLLPSQAEVGDKRTYQVQDQVYQINILEITRYTTLVDLFQCDQTPNFPLPNMTVRLYHDARVAEVCASEKMRVIHARYDYPNKKMMQKDEKHQLNQFLGDWLTFCLKMGISREPLL; encoded by the coding sequence ATGGTTAAGTTACGGCAAGTAGATTCAAGTTATCATGTTGATTTTGCAGGTCTCATGCGTCTGTATGAAACAAATTATGCTAAATTAAACTCACTACTGCCCAGTCAAGCCGAGGTGGGGGATAAGCGAACCTATCAAGTTCAAGATCAGGTATATCAGATCAATATTCTTGAAATCACGCGTTATACAACCTTAGTTGATCTTTTTCAGTGTGATCAAACGCCCAATTTCCCACTTCCAAACATGACGGTGCGTCTATATCACGATGCAAGGGTTGCAGAAGTGTGTGCAAGTGAAAAGATGAGAGTTATACATGCTCGTTATGATTACCCCAATAAAAAAATGATGCAAAAAGATGAAAAGCACCAACTTAACCAATTTCTTGGGGACTGGTTAACATTTTGTCTTAAAATGGGTATAAGTAGAGAACCTCTGTTGTAA